A single genomic interval of Flavobacteriales bacterium harbors:
- a CDS encoding acetyl-CoA C-acyltransferase yields the protein MEAYIIAGFRSAVGKAPRGLFRFTRPDDLAADVIKHLMASVPSLDKDRIDDVIVGNATPEAEQGLNVGRMISLMALDTIKVPGMTVNRYCSSGLETIAIATAKIRSGMADCIIAGGVECMSPIPFGGWRIVPNWDVTKSHPDWYWGMGLTAEAVARDYKVSREDQDEFSYKSHMKAVDAIKNGRFKDDIVPVTVKEVYLTEDEKRKEREYVVDTDEGARPDTTIERLAKLRPVFDAKGTVTAGNASQTSDGAAFVIVMSERMVKELNLEPIARLVSYGVSGVEPRVMGIGPVAAIPQAVERAGMKLKDIEQIELNEAFASQSLAVIRELGIDPDIVNVNGGAIALGHPLGCTGAKLSVQLFNEMRRRKQKYGMVTMCVGTGQGAAGIFELLK from the coding sequence ATGGAAGCATACATCATAGCCGGATTTCGTTCCGCCGTAGGAAAAGCCCCGAGGGGATTGTTCCGGTTCACACGACCTGATGACCTCGCTGCGGATGTGATCAAACATCTGATGGCATCGGTTCCGTCGCTGGATAAGGATCGGATAGACGATGTGATTGTGGGTAATGCAACACCTGAAGCGGAACAGGGTCTGAATGTCGGGCGGATGATCTCACTGATGGCACTTGATACGATCAAGGTTCCGGGTATGACGGTCAATCGCTATTGCTCGTCGGGTCTGGAGACCATTGCCATTGCCACCGCCAAGATCAGAAGCGGCATGGCGGATTGTATCATCGCCGGTGGTGTGGAATGTATGTCACCGATACCGTTCGGTGGGTGGCGTATTGTTCCCAACTGGGATGTGACCAAATCTCATCCGGACTGGTACTGGGGAATGGGTTTGACTGCGGAAGCTGTAGCCCGTGACTATAAAGTGAGCCGGGAAGACCAGGATGAGTTCTCTTACAAGTCCCATATGAAAGCGGTGGATGCGATTAAGAATGGCCGCTTCAAGGATGACATTGTTCCGGTAACCGTCAAAGAAGTTTACCTGACCGAAGACGAAAAAAGAAAAGAACGGGAATATGTGGTAGACACCGACGAGGGTGCCCGTCCGGATACAACGATAGAACGCCTGGCCAAGCTCAGACCCGTTTTTGATGCCAAGGGTACGGTCACTGCGGGAAATGCTTCACAAACTTCGGACGGTGCTGCATTTGTGATTGTCATGTCTGAGAGGATGGTGAAAGAGTTGAACCTTGAACCGATTGCGCGGTTGGTGTCTTACGGTGTGTCGGGTGTTGAGCCCCGTGTGATGGGCATAGGACCGGTAGCAGCCATTCCCCAGGCGGTAGAAAGAGCCGGCATGAAACTGAAGGATATCGAGCAGATTGAGTTGAACGAAGCCTTTGCGTCGCAATCATTGGCGGTGATTCGTGAGCTGGGTATTGATCCGGACATTGTGAATGTAAACGGAGGAGCCATTGCATTGGGACATCCTTTGGGATGTACGGGAGCCAAATTGTCCGTGCAGCTTTTCAATGAGATGCGTCGCAGGAAGCAGAAGTATGGCATGGTTACCATGTGTGTAGGAACCGGACAAGGTGCAGCGGGTATATTCGAGTTGTTGAAGTAG